A window from Culex pipiens pallens isolate TS chromosome 3, TS_CPP_V2, whole genome shotgun sequence encodes these proteins:
- the LOC120425690 gene encoding cuticle protein-like, which yields MAFKFLILAAIITVASAASRPLGDRYDDRRWNRPQESRQDDREASSSDTDYSYGYAIRDDWTGDWKSQHESRQGDRVRGQYRMMESDGTERIVDYSADDWNGFNAVVRHEPEWRQHPVRVVELRPVEQQQQHDLRYQDRAATSDAHIALHSGPQPWSISNRVRHN from the exons ATGGCTTTTAAG TTCCTGATCCTCGCGGCCATCATCACCGTAGCCAGTGCCGCTTCCCGTCCGCTGGGCGACCGCTACGACGACCGTCGCTGGAACCGACCCCAGGAGTCTCGCCAGGACGATCGGGAGGCCTCGTCGTCGGATACGGATTACTCGTACGGCTACGCCATCCGGGACGACTGGACCGGGGACTGGAAGAGTCAGCACGAGAGCCGCCAGGGAGATCGGGTTCGGGGCCAGTACCGGATGATGGAATCCGATGGAACCGAGCGGATCGTGGACTACAGCGCCGACGACTGGAACGGTTTCAACGCGGTGGTCCGTCACGAACCCGAGTGGCGCCAGCATCCGGTGCGGGTTGTGGAGCTGCGTCCggtggagcagcagcagcagcatgatCTGCGTTACCAGGATCGTGCGGCCACTTCCGATGCGCATATCGCGCTGCATTCGGGACCGCAACCGTGGTCAATTTCCAACAGAGTTCGTCATAACTGA